A part of Denticeps clupeoides unplaced genomic scaffold, fDenClu1.1, whole genome shotgun sequence genomic DNA contains:
- the LOC114779521 gene encoding B-cadherin-like isoform X2: MCIMRSRCCLHVLLFQVLVLCDCRPSPVPSSHWQSSERLVRRRRDWVIPPISFPENDRGPFPKAVVQVRQPSPTSHQKPCKNQQGVSFQIHSSNAREVTILYKITGPGADLPPEGVFTIARRTGVLYVNEPLDRERTQQYKLTAHAYVAGTEEERPAEAPMEVVIKVVDQNDNRPTCSKDPFVGDVSETAVLDHPVTRVSALDDDDPATENAVVRYSIVRQDPQLPNAEMFSINAVSGVVSVASVGLDRETHGRYKLIIKAADLEGRGMSTSCTAVITVTDSNDHAPKFSHQTYTGSVEENVVGAVVARLPVTDLDQPFTAQSATVYSIVTGDQRGVFNISTGPSGMEGIITTAQALDFEQERRFTLLVAVKNRLPFAVPLRTSTATVSVIVEDVNEPPVLMPEERQLTVPEDLQVGSVITQFRAKDPDTDRHQAVRYRLLEDPAGWLEVGRDTGLVMLRKTMLRGSAYIRDGKYRAIVLAHDDDVVPATATGTLLIHVRDVNDHAPQLEEQIVQFCVLDPVPIPLTITDGDGPGNAGPFTVELQDDARVNWTVSTNPAGAVLLKPRRFVVPGEYPLALRVYDAGMLYWDGPLLAEVCQCSGSALTCTRPVPSPRQSHAPLAYAAIVLALVILLVPLLLLLFLRRTRGHKPTAPLVKEVLRGHLMDYREEGGGEDDQVYDLSQLQKAMHDPEIWCYEVLPRKLGPKQTQAISRFIHQNLCVVEGDPIAWPFDTVRVFEYEGQGSSCGSLSSLQSSSLGEDQDQDQDQVSQLLAHWGPAFRKLADMYTDGRDTRAEHPSSQSQTSTDNLCSYLIRLEKTIHVEL, translated from the exons ATGTGCATCATGAGGAGCCGCTGCTGCCTTCACGTCCTCCTCTTTCAG GTCCTGGTCCTGTGTGACTGCCGACCTTCTCCAGTACCCAGCAGCCACTGGCAG TCTTCTGAAAGGCTGGTAAGAAGGAGGAGAGACTGGGTGATCCCGCCAATCAGCTTCCCTGAGAACGACAGAGGCCCGTTTCCCAAAGCAGTGGTGCAGGTACGACAACCATCTCCAACGTCCCATCAGAAACCCTGCAAGAACCAACAGGGAGTCTCCTTTCAGATCCACTCCAGCAATGCCAGGGAGGTGACCATCCTCTACAAGATCACTGGACCAGGAGCTGACCTGCCGCCCGAGGGGGTCTTCACCATCGCCCGGCGAACGGGAGTGTTGTATGTCAACGAGCCCCTGGACCGAGAGAGAACGCAGCAGTACAAG CTCACAGCTCACGCCTACGTTGCGGGGACTGAGGAAGAACGTCCCGCTGAAGCCCCGATGGAAGTCGTCATTAAAGTGGTCGACCAAAACGACAACCGGCCCACCTGCAGCAAAGACCCTTTCGTGGGAGACGTGAGCGAGACGGCGGTGCTGG ATCACCCCGTCACGCGCGTCTCGGCGCTGGACGACGATGACCCCGCCACAGAGAACGCCGTGGTGCGCTACAGCATCGTGCGGCAGGACCCACAACTCCCCAACGCCGAGATGTTCTCCATCAATGCCGTCAGTGGGGTCGTCAGCGTGGCTTCGGTGGGCCTGGACAGAGAG ACTCACGGCAGGTACAAGTTGATCATCAAGGCTGctgacctggaggggcgtggCATGTCCACGTCTTGCACGGCCGTCATCACCGTTACCGACAGCAACGACCACGCCCCCAAATTCAGCCACCAGACT TACACAGGCTCAGTAGAAGAAAACGTTGTGGGCGCCGTGGTCGCCAGGTTACCCGTCACCGACCTGGACCAGCCGTTCACCGCGCAGTCCGCCACCGTCTACAGCATCGTTACAGGCGACCAGAGGGGCGTGTTCAACATCAGCACCGGGCCCAGCGGGATGGAGGGAATCATCACCACAGCGCAG GCCCTGGACTTCGAGCAGGAGCGCAGGTTCACTCTGCTGGTGGCCGTGAAGAATCGGCTCCCGTTCGCTGTTCCGCTGAGAACGTCCACGGCCACGGTCAGCGTCATCGTGGAGGACGTCAACGAGCCGCCCGTCCTCATGCCCGAGGAGAGACAGCTGACCGTCCCGGAGGACCTGCAGGTGGGGAGCGTGATCACTCAGTTCCGAGCGAAAGACCCGGATACGGACAGACATCAGGCAGTGAG GTACCGACTGCTGGAGGACCCTGCAGGATGGTTGGAGGTCGGCAGAGACACTGGGCTGGTGATGCTGAGGAAGACGATGCTCCGTGGCTCCGCCTACATCAGGGACGGGAAATACAGAGCGATCGTCCTGGCACATGATGACG ACGTGGTTCCAGCCACCGCCACCGGCACCTTGCTGATCCACGTGCGGGACGTGAATGACCACGCCCCTCAGCTGGAGGAGCAGATTGTCCAGTTCTGTGTCCTCGACCCTGTTCCCATTCCCCTGACCATCACGGATGGAGACGGCCCGGGGAACGCCGGACCCTTCACCGTGGAGCTCCAGGACGACGCCCGCGTCAACTGGACCGTCAGCACCAACCCTG CCGGGGCGGTGCTGCTGAAGCCGCGCCGCTTCGTGGTGCCCGGCGAGTACCCGCTGGCGCTGCGCGTGTACGACGCCGGCATGCTGTACTGGGACGGGCCCCTGCTGGCGGAGGTGTGCCAGTGCAGCGGCTCCGCCCTCACCTGCACCCGCCCGGTGCCCAGCCCGCGCCAGTCCCACGCGCCGCTGGCGTACGCCGCCATCGTCCTGGCCCTCGTCATCCTGCTCG TcccgctgctgctcctcctcttcctccggaGGACGAGGGGGCACAAACCGACGGCGCCGCTGGTGAAGGAGGTGTTGAGAGGACATCTGATGGACTACCGagaagagggagggggggaggacGACCAG gtataTGACCTCTCCCAGCTCCAGAAGGCCATGCACGACCCCGAGATTTGGTGTTACGAGGTTCTCCCCCGCAAACTTGGTCCGAAACAGACCCAGGCGATCAGCAGGTTCATTCATCAG AACCTGTGTGTGGTGGAAGGTGACCCTATTGCCTGGCCATTTGACACAGTGAGGGTGTTTGAGTAtgaaggtcaggggtcatccTGTGGGTCACTCAGCTCACTGCAGTCCAGCAGCTTGGGGGaagaccaggaccaggaccaggaccaggtCTCCCAGTTGCTGGCCCACTGGGGTCCAGCGTTCAGGAAGCTGGCAGACATGTACACAGACGGCAGGGACACCAGAGCAGA ACATCcatccagccaatcacagaccTCCACTGACAACCTCTGCTCATACCTCATCAGACTGGAGAAAACTATCcatgttgaactttga
- the LOC114779521 gene encoding B-cadherin-like isoform X1, protein MATLHFFSFSQPREVGQRRCFPPAPSSGSSFSYFQGVCFVLQVLVLCDCRPSPVPSSHWQSSERLVRRRRDWVIPPISFPENDRGPFPKAVVQVRQPSPTSHQKPCKNQQGVSFQIHSSNAREVTILYKITGPGADLPPEGVFTIARRTGVLYVNEPLDRERTQQYKLTAHAYVAGTEEERPAEAPMEVVIKVVDQNDNRPTCSKDPFVGDVSETAVLDHPVTRVSALDDDDPATENAVVRYSIVRQDPQLPNAEMFSINAVSGVVSVASVGLDRETHGRYKLIIKAADLEGRGMSTSCTAVITVTDSNDHAPKFSHQTYTGSVEENVVGAVVARLPVTDLDQPFTAQSATVYSIVTGDQRGVFNISTGPSGMEGIITTAQALDFEQERRFTLLVAVKNRLPFAVPLRTSTATVSVIVEDVNEPPVLMPEERQLTVPEDLQVGSVITQFRAKDPDTDRHQAVRYRLLEDPAGWLEVGRDTGLVMLRKTMLRGSAYIRDGKYRAIVLAHDDDVVPATATGTLLIHVRDVNDHAPQLEEQIVQFCVLDPVPIPLTITDGDGPGNAGPFTVELQDDARVNWTVSTNPAGAVLLKPRRFVVPGEYPLALRVYDAGMLYWDGPLLAEVCQCSGSALTCTRPVPSPRQSHAPLAYAAIVLALVILLVPLLLLLFLRRTRGHKPTAPLVKEVLRGHLMDYREEGGGEDDQVYDLSQLQKAMHDPEIWCYEVLPRKLGPKQTQAISRFIHQNLCVVEGDPIAWPFDTVRVFEYEGQGSSCGSLSSLQSSSLGEDQDQDQDQVSQLLAHWGPAFRKLADMYTDGRDTRAEHPSSQSQTSTDNLCSYLIRLEKTIHVEL, encoded by the exons ATGGcaacacttcacttttttagcTTCTCTCAACCACGTGAAGTTGGACAACGGAGATGTTTTCCACCAGCACCATCTTCTGGGtcttctttttcatattttcaaggCGTGTGTTTCGTCCTGCAGGTCCTGGTCCTGTGTGACTGCCGACCTTCTCCAGTACCCAGCAGCCACTGGCAG TCTTCTGAAAGGCTGGTAAGAAGGAGGAGAGACTGGGTGATCCCGCCAATCAGCTTCCCTGAGAACGACAGAGGCCCGTTTCCCAAAGCAGTGGTGCAGGTACGACAACCATCTCCAACGTCCCATCAGAAACCCTGCAAGAACCAACAGGGAGTCTCCTTTCAGATCCACTCCAGCAATGCCAGGGAGGTGACCATCCTCTACAAGATCACTGGACCAGGAGCTGACCTGCCGCCCGAGGGGGTCTTCACCATCGCCCGGCGAACGGGAGTGTTGTATGTCAACGAGCCCCTGGACCGAGAGAGAACGCAGCAGTACAAG CTCACAGCTCACGCCTACGTTGCGGGGACTGAGGAAGAACGTCCCGCTGAAGCCCCGATGGAAGTCGTCATTAAAGTGGTCGACCAAAACGACAACCGGCCCACCTGCAGCAAAGACCCTTTCGTGGGAGACGTGAGCGAGACGGCGGTGCTGG ATCACCCCGTCACGCGCGTCTCGGCGCTGGACGACGATGACCCCGCCACAGAGAACGCCGTGGTGCGCTACAGCATCGTGCGGCAGGACCCACAACTCCCCAACGCCGAGATGTTCTCCATCAATGCCGTCAGTGGGGTCGTCAGCGTGGCTTCGGTGGGCCTGGACAGAGAG ACTCACGGCAGGTACAAGTTGATCATCAAGGCTGctgacctggaggggcgtggCATGTCCACGTCTTGCACGGCCGTCATCACCGTTACCGACAGCAACGACCACGCCCCCAAATTCAGCCACCAGACT TACACAGGCTCAGTAGAAGAAAACGTTGTGGGCGCCGTGGTCGCCAGGTTACCCGTCACCGACCTGGACCAGCCGTTCACCGCGCAGTCCGCCACCGTCTACAGCATCGTTACAGGCGACCAGAGGGGCGTGTTCAACATCAGCACCGGGCCCAGCGGGATGGAGGGAATCATCACCACAGCGCAG GCCCTGGACTTCGAGCAGGAGCGCAGGTTCACTCTGCTGGTGGCCGTGAAGAATCGGCTCCCGTTCGCTGTTCCGCTGAGAACGTCCACGGCCACGGTCAGCGTCATCGTGGAGGACGTCAACGAGCCGCCCGTCCTCATGCCCGAGGAGAGACAGCTGACCGTCCCGGAGGACCTGCAGGTGGGGAGCGTGATCACTCAGTTCCGAGCGAAAGACCCGGATACGGACAGACATCAGGCAGTGAG GTACCGACTGCTGGAGGACCCTGCAGGATGGTTGGAGGTCGGCAGAGACACTGGGCTGGTGATGCTGAGGAAGACGATGCTCCGTGGCTCCGCCTACATCAGGGACGGGAAATACAGAGCGATCGTCCTGGCACATGATGACG ACGTGGTTCCAGCCACCGCCACCGGCACCTTGCTGATCCACGTGCGGGACGTGAATGACCACGCCCCTCAGCTGGAGGAGCAGATTGTCCAGTTCTGTGTCCTCGACCCTGTTCCCATTCCCCTGACCATCACGGATGGAGACGGCCCGGGGAACGCCGGACCCTTCACCGTGGAGCTCCAGGACGACGCCCGCGTCAACTGGACCGTCAGCACCAACCCTG CCGGGGCGGTGCTGCTGAAGCCGCGCCGCTTCGTGGTGCCCGGCGAGTACCCGCTGGCGCTGCGCGTGTACGACGCCGGCATGCTGTACTGGGACGGGCCCCTGCTGGCGGAGGTGTGCCAGTGCAGCGGCTCCGCCCTCACCTGCACCCGCCCGGTGCCCAGCCCGCGCCAGTCCCACGCGCCGCTGGCGTACGCCGCCATCGTCCTGGCCCTCGTCATCCTGCTCG TcccgctgctgctcctcctcttcctccggaGGACGAGGGGGCACAAACCGACGGCGCCGCTGGTGAAGGAGGTGTTGAGAGGACATCTGATGGACTACCGagaagagggagggggggaggacGACCAG gtataTGACCTCTCCCAGCTCCAGAAGGCCATGCACGACCCCGAGATTTGGTGTTACGAGGTTCTCCCCCGCAAACTTGGTCCGAAACAGACCCAGGCGATCAGCAGGTTCATTCATCAG AACCTGTGTGTGGTGGAAGGTGACCCTATTGCCTGGCCATTTGACACAGTGAGGGTGTTTGAGTAtgaaggtcaggggtcatccTGTGGGTCACTCAGCTCACTGCAGTCCAGCAGCTTGGGGGaagaccaggaccaggaccaggaccaggtCTCCCAGTTGCTGGCCCACTGGGGTCCAGCGTTCAGGAAGCTGGCAGACATGTACACAGACGGCAGGGACACCAGAGCAGA ACATCcatccagccaatcacagaccTCCACTGACAACCTCTGCTCATACCTCATCAGACTGGAGAAAACTATCcatgttgaactttga